The sequence CTTCCAGGAATTCTCGCTAGTCCCCTATCTCGATATTGCCCAGAACATCTTCCTCGGCCGGGAGCCGAAGGGCCGCATCCCCGGCACCATCGACCGCCGCAAGATCCTGGCCGACGCCAAGCGCGTGCTCGACACGATCGGCTTCGACATCGATCCCTCCACCATCGTCGACAAGCTGGGCGTGGCGCAGCAGCAGATGGTCGAGATCGCGAAGGCGATCAGCCAGAACGCCCGCATCCTCGTCATGGACGAGCCGACCGCGGCGCTGTCCGACCGCGAGACCGAGCTCCTGTTCGCGCTGATCGCGCGGCTGAAGGCCGATGGCGTGTCGATCGTCTATATTTCCCATCGCATGGCCGAGGTGTTCGCGCTCGGCGACCGCATCACGGTGCTGCGCGACGGCCGCCGCATCGACGGCGTCAAGCCGGCCGATGTCACGCCAGACCAGCTGGTGCGCATGATGGTCGGCCGCAATGTCGACATGACCTATCCGCGCCATTTTGCCGACAAGCCCGGCGAGCTGCTGCTAGAGGTCAAGGGCCTGACTGCGGCGACGGGCATCTCCGACATCAACATCGAGGTGCGCCGCGGCGAGATCGTCGGCCTGTGCGGCTTGGTCGGCTCCGGCCGCAGCGAGGTCGCGCGCGCCATCTTCGGCGCCGATCCCGTGACATCAGGCGAGATCATCTTCGACGGCAGGACCATGTCCGGCCAGCCTGACCTCGCCGCCCGCCGCGGCATCGCGTTGATCCCGGAGAGCCGCAAGAGCGAGGGCCTCGCGCTGCTGCGCTCCGTCGGCGACAATCTGGTGGTGTCGGCTCTTCGAAAGCTGTTCCCGAGCGGGCTGTTCGACCAGCGCAGCGCGCAGCGCACGTCCGACGGCTTGATCCGGCAGCTCCGGATTGCGACGCCCAGCGCGCGGCAGACCGTCGGCCTGCTCTCGGGCGGCAACCAACAGAAGGTCGTGATCGGCAAATGGCTGGCGGCCGGCTCAAAACTCTTCATCTTCGACGAGCCGACGCGGGGCATCGACATCGGGGCCAAGTCCGAGATTTTTGCGCTGATCGACCGTCTCGTCGCGGAAGGCGCGGCCGCCCTGATGATCTCGTCCGAGCAGGTCGAGATCTGCCATGTCTGCGACCGCGCTTATGTGATGCGGGAGGGGCGCATCGCCGGACATTTGACCCGCAGCGAACTGACCGAGGAGAACATCGTGCGACTGGGGATGCATCATGCGTGAGGCCGCCGTCGTCGCTCAACCGAATCCGCTGCAACGCATTCCCGGCGTTGCCATCGTGCTGGTGCTGCTGATCGCGCTGTTCAGCGCGATCGCGCCCGGCTTCCTGTCGGTTGCCAACCTCTCCAACGTGCTGGTGCAGTCGACGATTCTCACCATGCTGGCGCTGCCGATGACCTTGATCATCATGACAGAGGGGCTGGACCTGTCGATGGGCGCGGTGCTGACGCTGACCTCGCTCTGCGTCGCCATCGTCTCGCTCGCGACCAAGTCGATGCTGCTGGGCCTTGGCGCCGGCCTTGTGGTCGGCGCGGCCTTCGGCACGGTCAACGGCTGGCTGGTCGCGATCCTTGGCATCCCGCCCTTCGTCGCGACGCTCGGCACGCTCGGCATGGCGCAGGGCCTGTCGCTGATCGTCAGCGACGGCCAGAGCGTGGTCGGCATCCCCCACAGCGTGCGCGACATCTATTCGGCGACGCTGCTCGGCGTGCCGGTGCCGATCGTGATGGCGCTGGTGACTTACGCAGCGTTCCATGGCCTGCTCTATCACACCCGCTTCGGCACCTACATCTTCGCGCTCGGAGGAAATCGTGAGGCGCTGCGCTATGCCGGCCTGTCGCCGAACAAGCTGCTGATCGCGGTCTACGCCATCGGCGGCGCCATGGCGGGCATCGCGGGCCTATTGATGACTGCGCGGATGAATTCCGGTCATCCGACTGCCGGCCTTGGCCTCGAATTCGACGCGATCGCCGCCGTCGCCGTCGGCGGCACCTCGTTCGAGCGCGGCAATGGGTGGCTGCTCGGCACGCTGCTCGGCGTGATCTCCGTCGGCGTGCTGCGCAACGGGCTGAACCTGATCTCGCTGCCGTCCTCGGTGCAAGTCGCAAGCGTCGGCGTCCTCGTCATCGTTGCCCTGTTCCTCGACGGCCTCAGGAGCCGCGCATGACCGACATCACCAAAGAGACGATGATGCCGCCCCGCTCGTTCCTGTCGCAGGACGCGATCCAGCTATTCTATCGCTTGCTCGCCGCGCTGCTGATCTGCGCGGTGCTCGCCGTGTTCAGCGACTCCTTCCTGAGCCTCGGCAACATTCTTAACGTGCTCCGGCAGGCAAGCCTGACCTTCTTTATCGCCTCCGGCCTGACGCTGGTGGTGCTCACGGCCGGGCTTGATCTGTCCGTCGGCGCCAATGTCGCGCTGTCGGCCTGTATCGCCGGCACGGTGATCCACAAGACCGGTTCGCCGGCGCTCGGCATTCTCACCGGGCTCGCCTGTGGCGGCATCGTCGGCCTCCTCAACGGCATCATGGTTACGGCGCTCCGCATCCCCTCCTTTATCGCCACCTACGGCATGCTCTGGGTGCTGAACGGCCTGACCTATTGGTACATGGCCGGCGAGACGCTGCACGGCTTCCCGGCAGGCTTCCGCCAGATCGGCAGCGGCTATCTGTTCGGCCTGCCGATCCCGGTCTATCTGCTGCTGGTGTTTCTCGGGATCGGAACACTGTTCGCGCAGCGCACGATCTGGGGCCAGGAGATCTATGCGATCGGCGCCAATCCGGTCGCCGCCCGCCTCTCCGGCATTCCCGTCGCGCGGCGCCTGCTGCTGGTCTACGCGGTCTCAGGCATCATGGCGGGGCTCGCCTCGATCATCTTCCTGTCGCGGCTCAATTCGGCCGAAGCCGATATCGGCGAGAGCCTGACCTTGCCGGCGATCGCGGCCGTGCTGATCGGCGGCACCTCGCTGTTCGGCGGCGTCGGCACCGTGTTCGGCACCTTCATCGGCGCGCTGATCCTGACGCTGGTGCTCAACGGCATGAATCTGTTGTCGGTCAGCGCCAACTGGCAGCCGCTGGTGACAGGCATCATCGTCATTCTCGCGGTCTGGCTCGACATGAAGACCCGCCGCCGCGCGCAATGAGTTCTAGAGTTTCAACAAGCAAAATGAGGGATGGAGGCAACATGAAACAGACACTGGGCTATCTCGCGCTGCCGCTGCTGATGGCGGCCGCGTTCACCACCGAAGTGCGTGCCGACGGCGAGACCATCGCCGTCTTCACCAAGAACCAGACCAACCCGTTCTTTCAGACGGTGCGGGTCGGCGCCGACAACATGGCAAAATCGCTGAACGGGAAGACGCTGCAATACATCCCAACCAAGCCGGACTCGATCCCCGAGCAGCTCAGCCAGATCGAGGACGTCGTCGTCAAGAAGCCGAGCGCGATCGTGTTCACGCCGGTCGATTACAAGGCGATGGTGCCGGGGGTCGAGAAGATCAACGAGGCCAAGATCCCGGTCGTCAACATCACCGACCGCTCGGCCGGCGGCAAGTTCCTCTCCTTCGTCGGCGCCGACGATTACAGCCTCGGGCTCGAGACCGCGCGCTTCCTGCTCAAGACGCTTGGCGGCAAGGGCAACATCGTCATCATCGAGGGCGTCAAGGGCTCGCTGACCAATGTCGACCGCGTCCGCGGCTTCAACGACGCGATCAAGGAAAATCCAGGCGCCAAGCTCTTGGCCTCACAGCCCGGCAACTACCAGCGGCTGCAGGCGCTCCAGGTGATGGAGAACCTGATGCAGTCGAATGCGCAGATCGACGGCGTGCTCGCTGCGAACGATGCCATGGCGGTCGGCGCGATCGAGGCGCTCGACGGCGCGAACCGGAAGGCGCAAGTGATCGGCATCAACGGCACCAAGGAGGCGATCGACGCGATCAAGTCCGGCAAGCTGCTCGCGAGCGGCGACTACAACGGATTTGCCCAAGGCTGCCTCGGCACCATGATGGCGATCCGCGCCTTGCGCAACCAGCCGGTCATCAGCGAGATCGTGCTGAAGCCGACCGTCATCACCAAGGACAATTTTGGGCCGTTCGACGTGCCGCTTGAGCAGCGCACCTGCCCGACCTTCGAGGACGCCGGCAAGCTCGGCGCAAAATAAGTCCTTCCATCACGACAATTACGGACGGCCGTATTAGCGGCCGTCCCAAGAAGACGGAGACACCATGCTGTTCGCCATCCATGCCGTCGACCGCGCCGGCGCGCTGCCGACCCGGCTCGCCAGTTACGATGCACATAAAGCCTTCCTGAGCGACACCTCGCCCTTCGGCGTCAAGATCGTGATGTCGGGGCCGCTCGTCGCCGACGACGGCGCAACCATGATCGGCAGCCTGTTCCTGATTGAGGCGCCCGGCCGCGCCGAGGTGGAAGCTTTCAATCGCGCCGATCCCTTTGCCGCCGCCGGCATCTGGGACAAGGTCACGATCACCGGCTTCCTGCGCCGCCAGGGCTAAGGGCGGCTAAACTAAAAATGCGAAAACGCCTCCGTTCCGTGATTGCGAAGCGCGAGGCCGGCGATCTCGGCCCCGCTCACCTCGTGTTCGCCCAAGTGAGGGCCTAGCTTCAATCCGCGAACGGACCGCTTCTGCATTTCGAATATTGCTGGTCGCATTTCTGCATGCATTTCGTGCCGGTGCATTTTGGGCTGTTGCAGCTCAGCCACTTCCGGTCACACAGGGATGCGCGGGCAGAAGCCGGTCCGGTCCACCACGCGAGCAGAACGATCGCGGAGCATGCGAAAGCCATCAGACGAGGGCGCCTGACGCGGATGGTGGTCGTTGCGGTTGCAATTGTCACATTGGTCTCCTCTTGTTGAACAAGCGCATGGCCCAGGCAGCGGCCCGACGGCCGTGTGCCTGGGGTATTCTCGAATCCAATGAGACAGTTACTCCGCAACGGTCTCGCCGGACCCGCCGAGCTCAGCCGGAAAATCGCGGAGCTTCGGCAGGCCGTCGCGCATCGGCAGAACAGTCTCGGCATAGTTGACGTGGACCGCGGGCACAAAATCCAGCGTCGGTATCGTCGCGGCGAACACGTCGACGAGTCCAAGCGGCCGATGATTTGTCAGGAGATGACCGCCGCACTGCCTACAGTACTGCCGCTCACTGAGCGGCGTCTTTTGGTAGGTCGCGACGTTCTCGGCTCCGGATACGATTTCCACCATCCCAGCCTTCCAAAGGCTGAAGGCATTGACCGGCCCGCCCGACCAGGAGCGGCAAGAACGACAATGGCAGTAACCCATGGCCTCGGGCGCGCCGCTGACGACAAGCGTGACGGCTCCGCAAAAGCAGCTTCCAGCGTGACTCATTCAAATCCCTTTCGAAGTTGGACAACTCACTTCGACTAGCAGGGAGCTTCGGGTCACTTCCAGTACTGGAACTGTACTGCGATCTCAGCTCGCCAGCTTGCGCTCTTTCGCGAACGGGCTGAGGCCGAGCCAGGTCTGCATGGCAGACGCGATTTTGCGGTCGCCGGTCAATAACATTCGCTGGTTCCCGACCGCCGCCCGCACGGTGTCCAGCCCCATCCAGATCGCCGTCATTGTTCGCAGGTCGACGGAGACGTATAGGTCGACGTCGAAGCCGGGATCGACCGAGCAGAGATCGACGCCGTCCGCGGGATCGACGATCAGCCACCAGCACCGCTGGGCGGCTGGAAGCTCGGGATACGCGAACTGAATCACGTTGCGCCCCTTCGGCATCGGCGTCGTATTCAGATTGCGCCGCATGTCCCACATCAGAAGCTGGACGTCGAGATGCTGGAGCGACAGGTCTGCTTCGATCCGACGCTGGCCCCAGATGCCGAAGGCCTCGACGATCGGCCCGAGCTCGCGCCCGGATGCGGTGAGACGATATTCGAATATGCCCGGGTCTGACACCGAGAGCTCGCGAGCAACGATGCCGGCAGCTTCGAGGTCTCTTAATCGCTGCGACAGCAAGGCGGGCGACATGCGCGGCACTCCGCGCCGCAATTCGTTGAAGCGAGTGGAGCCAGCGACGAGTTCGCGCAGCAACACCACGGTCCAGCGCGTGCAGAGGACCTCGGCCGCCATCGCGACCGGACAGAACTGCTTATAGCTACCGACGGCCATGTTTCCCTCCTGTACGCGAACGGGAAATCTAACCGTGGCGGGGCGCCGACTCCAGTTCAGATTCTGTACCGGCCTCGATTCAGTTCCTGAACTCGTTGCGCATGACGCCGGCTGATACCTGGCTCTCATGCGGGCTTTCCGGGCTCCGCCTCGCTTTCTCCGACAGGAGAGACGTCTCGCCCCCTTAGATGAACAGGACTTCCAATGCGTAAACATTTGAGCCATCCCACCCTTCGTTCGATGCTGCTGATGATGCTCAGTATCGCCCTGCTTTCGAGCCTGGGTGTCCCACCCGCCCTTGCCGAGACAATTTCGCGCAGCGCCGAGGTGAAAGCGTCTGCATCAGCCGTGTGGTCCCTGATCGGCCCGTTCTGCGCCATCAAGGCGTGGCTGCCGCCGGTCGGCGAATGCATCGAGGATGGAAAGGCACCTTCGACCCGCATTCTCGTCACGAAGGACGGCAAGACCGCCTTCGTGGAAAAGCAAACGGCGCGAAACGAAGCCGAGCGCAGCTACTCCTACGCATTCCTCGCCAGTCCGCTTCCCGTCACCGATTATGCGTCGACCATCAAGGTCACGGCCAATGCGGACGGGACATCAACCGTGACCTGGAGCGGCTCCTACACGCCGGACCAGGGCAAGGAAACGGCTGCAAAGGAAGCGCTGACCGGCGTCTACGAAGCCGGGCTCTCGGAGATCAAGACGAGGCTTGCCAAGTAAGTTCACGGCTGTGGCGCCGTGAAACCGAGAAGTCGGCCGGAGTTCCGTCGTTCCGGCCGGCTGGTCGCGTGGGCGCTCGGGCAATTGCTATCCAGCCGTGGCTGGCGCACCGTCCTCGATATGGCACGCGACCCACTGCTCGGGTCCGGCCGCGCGCAGCACCGGCTCCTCGCTCCGGCAGCGGTCGAAGACGAGCGGACAGCGGGTGTGGAAGCGGCATCCCTTCGGCGGATTGATCGGGCTCGGCACATCGCCCTTGAGGATGATCGGATTGCGGTGGGCGCCCGGCTCCGGCAGCGGCACCGCCGAGAGCAGCGCCCTGGTGTAGGGATGTCTTGGCGCGGCGAAGATCTCCCGGCGCGGCGCCACTTCGACGATCTTGCCGAGATACATCACCGCGACGCGATGGGTCATATGCTCGACGATGGCGAGGTCATGGCTGATGAACAGCAGCGCGAGGCCGAACTTCTGCTGAAGGTCCTGCAAGAGGTTGACGATCTGCGCCTTGACCGAGACGTCGAGCGCGGAGACGGCCTCGTCGCAGACGATCAGCTCCGGCTCGGCCGCGAGCGCCCGCGCGATGCCGATGCGCTGGCGCTGGCCACCGGAGAATTCGTGCGGCCTGCGGTTCAGCGCCTCGCGCGGCAGGCGCACGGTGTCCATCAGCGCGGTGACGCGGACCTCGAGATCTTCAGCCGATTTGGCGAGGCCGAAATTGCGGATCGGCTCGGCGAGGATGTCGCGCACGCGCATGCGCGGATTGAGGCTGGAGAACGGATCCTGGAACACGACCTGCACGCGGCGGCGCATCTGGCGCATCGTGCTCGGATGGGCATCGTCGATGCGCTGGCCGTCGAGGATGACCTGGCCTGCGGTGATGTCGAACAGCCGCAGGATGGCGCGGCCGACCGTCGACTTGCCGCAGCCGGATTCGCCGACCAGCGACAGCGTCTCGCCCTTTGCGATCTCGAAGGAGACGCCGTCCACCGCATGGACATATTCGGACTTGCGTCCGAACAGGCCCTTGTTGACCGGAAAATGCTTCTTGAGGTCGTTGACCTGGAGCAGCGGAGGACTCATGCCGCGACGGCTCCCTTGGCTGCATAGTGACAGGCCGCGATGTGGCGCGGCCCCTTCTCTTCGAGCCCCGGCGCATATTGCCGGCAGAGATCGGTCGCGAGCGCACAGCGCCCTGCGAAGACGCAGCCGGCGATCGGCTTGCGCAGATCAGGCACTTGCCCGGGAATTTCGGCGAGCCGCCGCGCGGTGCCGGTCAGCGAGGAACCGAGCCGCGGCACCGCGCCGAGCAGGCCTTGCGTATAGGGATGGCGCGGGGAGCGGAACAGCTCGGCCACCGGCGCCTCCTCGACCTTGCGGCCGGCATACATCACCATGACGCGTTCGGCGATCTCGGCGACGACGCCGAGATCGTGGGTGATCAGGATGATCGCCGCGCCGACCCGGCGCTTGAGATCCAGCATCAACTTCAGGATCTGCGCCTGGATGGTGACGTCGAGTGCGGTGGTCGGCTCGTCAGCAATGAGAAGCTTCGGGTTGCAGGCCAGCGCAATCGCGATCATGACGCGCTGGCGCATGCCGCCGGAGAGCTGATGCGGATATTCACGCACGCGCCGCTTCGGCTCGGGAATGCCGACCAGAGTCAGCATCTCGATCGCGTGCGCCTCGGCAGCCTGCTTGTCGAGGCCCTGATGGATCATCAAGGTCTCGCGGATCTGACGGCCGACGGTGAGGACCGGATTGAGGCTTGTCATCGGCTCCTGGAAGATCATCGAGATGTCGTTGCCGCGGATGGCGCGCATCTCGCGATCGGACAGCTTGAGCAGGTCCTTGCCGGCAAAACGGATGGCGCCGGCGATCCTGCCCGGCGGCTCCGGAATCAGCCGCATCAGCGACATCGACGTCACCGACTTGCCGCAGCCGGACTCGCCGACGATCGCCAGCGTCTCGCCCTCATTGACGTGGAAGGACACCCCGTCCACCGCGCGGTTGATGCCGCCGGGGGTGCGGAAGTGGGTCTGCAAGTTCTGGACTTCGAGCAACGCCATCGCGATCAGCCTTGGAAGATCAGCCTTGGGACATCTAAAGACGCTTGGCCATGCGCGGGTCGAGCGCATCGCGAAGGCCGTCGCCGAGCAGATTCACGGCGAGCACGGTGACGGAGAGGAACGCTGCCGGGAAGAACACGATGTAGGGCTTGACCTGCCACAGCGCGCGGCCCTCGGCCATGATGTTGCCCCAGGACGGAATGGTGGGCGGCGTGCCGGCGCCGATGAAGGACAGGATCGCCTCGGTGATCATGGCGCTGGCGCAGATATAGGTCGCCTGCACCAGCATGGGCGCGAGCGTGTTGGGCAGGATGTGGCGCAGGATGATCATCGGCGTGCGCGTGCCGCACGCAATCGCGGCATCCACATAGGGCTGCTCGCGCAGCGACAGCACGACGCTGCGCACAAGGCGCGAGACGCGCGGGATCTCGGCGATGGTGATGGCCAGGATGACGTTGCCGACGCTGCCGCGCGTCAGCGCCATCAGCGCGATTGCCAGCAGGATCGGCGGGATCGACATCAATCCGTCCATGAAGCGCATCAGGATGCCGTCGGCCCACCGGATGAAGCCGGAGACCATGCCGATGGCGAGCCCCGCCGCGGATGCGAGTATGGCAACCGACAGTCCGACCGTGAGCGAGACCCGCGCGCCGAACAGCACGCGCGAGTAGATGTCGCGGCCCAGCACGTCGGTGCCGAACCAGTAAAGCGCGGACGGCGCGCGGGTGCGCTTGGCGGGCGCGAGTGCCGTCGGATCGACCGTCCAGAGATACGGCGCAAAGATCGCGATCAGGACCAGCGTCAGCAGCAGCGCGCCGCCAATCGCAACGGTGGGATGGCCGCGCAAGAAGCCGACGAAGCCACGCCGGATCGTGACCGGCCGCAGGATCTCAGGCAGTTGCGGCGCGAGCACGAGGCCGGCCGGCAGCACTTGCGGATTGACGGTCGTGTCGGTCAATAGCGGATCCTCGGGTCGACGAGCGTATAAATGACGTCGATCATCAGGTTGACGAGGACGTAGACGAAGCTGAACAGCAGCACGATGCCCTGGATCACCGGATAGTCGCGGCGCAGGATCGCGTCGATGGTGAGCCGGCCAAGGCCGGGGATCGCGAACACGCTTTCCGTGACGACCGCGCCGCCGATCAAGAGCGCGATGCCGATCCCGATCACGGTCACGATCGGCACCGCCGCGTTCTTCAGCGCATGGATGAACAGGATGCCGCCCTGCCCGAGGCCTTTTGCGCGCGCGGTGCGGATGTAATCCTGCTGCAAGACTTCGAGCATGGCCGCGCGGGTGATGCGCGCGACCAGCGCGATATAGACGCAGCCGAGCGCGACCGACGGCAGGATCAAATTCTCCAGCCACGGCCAGAACCCTTGGTTAAGCGGCGTGTAACCCTGCACCGGCAGCCATTCGAGCTCCAGCGCGAAAATGTAGGCGAGCATGTAGCCGACCACGAAGACCGGCAGCGAGAATCCGAACACGGCGAAGGCCATGATGGCGCGGTCGATCAGGCTGCCAGCCTTCCACGCCGCCACGACACCGAGCGGCACCGCGACCACGATGGTGAGCAGCAGCGTGACCATCATCAGCGACAGCGTCGGTCCGAGCCGCTGCCCGATCATGGCCGAGACCGGCAGATTGGTGAAGATCGAGGTGCCCAAATCACCGTGCAGGATGCGCCAGACCCAGCTTCCGAACTGGATCAGGAACGGACGGTCGAGGCCGAGGCTCTGGCGGATGCGCTCCACATCCTCCGGGCTCGCCTGGTCGCCCGCGATCACCACCGCGGGATCACCCGGGGCGATGTAGAGCAGGCTGAACACGAACAGCGCGACAATCGCCATCACCGGCAAGGTCGCGACGATGCGCCGGAGGATAAAGGACAGCATCTGGCTCTACCGCACCGTCACGCGGACTTCGACACGCCCCAGAAGAACGGCAATGGTCCCTTGGCGATGCCGGAGACATTCTTGCGCCAGGCCGTGTAGGTCAGGAAGAAGCCGGTCGGCGCGTAGACGACGTCGTCGAGCGCCGCCTTGTTGACCCGTCCGATTGCGGCCTTCTCCTCGTCGAGGCTCTTGGCCTCGAACCAGGCGGTAATCTCCTTCTCGGTGTTCGGGCTGTTGGGCCAGCCGAACCACGCCTTGTCGCCATTGGCGCGGATGGCGGTGTAGGCAGCCGGCGTGATGCAATCGGCGCCGGCATGCCAGCTGTGGAACATGTTCCAGCCGCCCTGCCCCGGCGGCGTCTTGGCGGCGCGGCGGGAGCCGACCGTGCCCCAATCGGTGGCAACGAAATCGACATTCATGCCGAGCTGCTTGAGCAGGTCCGCCGTGACGTCGCCTTGCGCCTTGGTGATCGGCTGATCCTGCGCGACGAGGCAGGTCACCGGCTGGCCGGAATAGCCGCTCTCGGCGAGCAGCTTCTTGGCAGCATCGAGATCGCGCTTGCCCTTGAGGATCTCGCCGCCCAATTCGCTGTAGAGCGGCGTATCAGGCGTGAAGAAGCCGGGCAGCGGCTTCCACAGCTTGTCGTCGTCACCGACGATCGCGCGCATGTAATCTTCCTGGCTCAGCGCCATCAGCACCGCGCGCCGCGCCCGCACGTCGTTGAACGGCGCGAACAGATGGTTCATGCGGAACGAGCCGATATTGCCGAGGGGATCGCCGATATCGACGCTGATGTTCTTGTTCTTCTTCAGCACGGGGACGAGATCGGCGATCGGGTTCTCCCACCAGTCAACCTCGCCGTTCTGCAAGGCCGCGGCCGCGGTGGCGGGATCCGGCATCACCAGCCACTCGACGCGATCGACCAGGATCTGCTTGCCGCCGGCGAGCCACGACGCCTTCTCCTGCCGCGGCACGTAATCGGCGAACTTCTCGAACACAGACTTGGCGCCGGGCACCCATTCGCTCTTGGCGAACTTCATCGGCCCCGAGCCGACATATTCGGTGATCTGCTTGAACGGATCGGTCTTGGCGATGCGCTCGGGCATGATGAAGGAGCACGGCGCGTTGTTCTTGGCGAGCGCGTAGAGCATTTTCGGGAAGGGCTGCTTCAGGACCCATTTGAAGGTGCGGTCGTCGACCGCGGTCAATTCCTGCTGGATCGCGATGATCATCAGGCCCAT comes from Bradyrhizobium diazoefficiens and encodes:
- a CDS encoding winged helix-turn-helix transcriptional regulator; the protein is MAVGSYKQFCPVAMAAEVLCTRWTVVLLRELVAGSTRFNELRRGVPRMSPALLSQRLRDLEAAGIVARELSVSDPGIFEYRLTASGRELGPIVEAFGIWGQRRIEADLSLQHLDVQLLMWDMRRNLNTTPMPKGRNVIQFAYPELPAAQRCWWLIVDPADGVDLCSVDPGFDVDLYVSVDLRTMTAIWMGLDTVRAAVGNQRMLLTGDRKIASAMQTWLGLSPFAKERKLAS
- a CDS encoding ABC transporter permease, with product MTDTTVNPQVLPAGLVLAPQLPEILRPVTIRRGFVGFLRGHPTVAIGGALLLTLVLIAIFAPYLWTVDPTALAPAKRTRAPSALYWFGTDVLGRDIYSRVLFGARVSLTVGLSVAILASAAGLAIGMVSGFIRWADGILMRFMDGLMSIPPILLAIALMALTRGSVGNVILAITIAEIPRVSRLVRSVVLSLREQPYVDAAIACGTRTPMIILRHILPNTLAPMLVQATYICASAMITEAILSFIGAGTPPTIPSWGNIMAEGRALWQVKPYIVFFPAAFLSVTVLAVNLLGDGLRDALDPRMAKRL
- a CDS encoding sugar ABC transporter ATP-binding protein, with protein sequence MSDALPIEVTSPTPLLELRGISKEFPGVKALDDVSFAVYPGEVHMLLGENGAGKSSLMKVLCGAYSADAGEFYYEGNKVAISSTADAQKLGIAVIFQEFSLVPYLDIAQNIFLGREPKGRIPGTIDRRKILADAKRVLDTIGFDIDPSTIVDKLGVAQQQMVEIAKAISQNARILVMDEPTAALSDRETELLFALIARLKADGVSIVYISHRMAEVFALGDRITVLRDGRRIDGVKPADVTPDQLVRMMVGRNVDMTYPRHFADKPGELLLEVKGLTAATGISDINIEVRRGEIVGLCGLVGSGRSEVARAIFGADPVTSGEIIFDGRTMSGQPDLAARRGIALIPESRKSEGLALLRSVGDNLVVSALRKLFPSGLFDQRSAQRTSDGLIRQLRIATPSARQTVGLLSGGNQQKVVIGKWLAAGSKLFIFDEPTRGIDIGAKSEIFALIDRLVAEGAAALMISSEQVEICHVCDRAYVMREGRIAGHLTRSELTEENIVRLGMHHA
- a CDS encoding ABC transporter ATP-binding protein, translating into MSPPLLQVNDLKKHFPVNKGLFGRKSEYVHAVDGVSFEIAKGETLSLVGESGCGKSTVGRAILRLFDITAGQVILDGQRIDDAHPSTMRQMRRRVQVVFQDPFSSLNPRMRVRDILAEPIRNFGLAKSAEDLEVRVTALMDTVRLPREALNRRPHEFSGGQRQRIGIARALAAEPELIVCDEAVSALDVSVKAQIVNLLQDLQQKFGLALLFISHDLAIVEHMTHRVAVMYLGKIVEVAPRREIFAAPRHPYTRALLSAVPLPEPGAHRNPIILKGDVPSPINPPKGCRFHTRCPLVFDRCRSEEPVLRAAGPEQWVACHIEDGAPATAG
- a CDS encoding ABC transporter ATP-binding protein; its protein translation is MALLEVQNLQTHFRTPGGINRAVDGVSFHVNEGETLAIVGESGCGKSVTSMSLMRLIPEPPGRIAGAIRFAGKDLLKLSDREMRAIRGNDISMIFQEPMTSLNPVLTVGRQIRETLMIHQGLDKQAAEAHAIEMLTLVGIPEPKRRVREYPHQLSGGMRQRVMIAIALACNPKLLIADEPTTALDVTIQAQILKLMLDLKRRVGAAIILITHDLGVVAEIAERVMVMYAGRKVEEAPVAELFRSPRHPYTQGLLGAVPRLGSSLTGTARRLAEIPGQVPDLRKPIAGCVFAGRCALATDLCRQYAPGLEEKGPRHIAACHYAAKGAVAA
- a CDS encoding ABC transporter permease; translation: MTDITKETMMPPRSFLSQDAIQLFYRLLAALLICAVLAVFSDSFLSLGNILNVLRQASLTFFIASGLTLVVLTAGLDLSVGANVALSACIAGTVIHKTGSPALGILTGLACGGIVGLLNGIMVTALRIPSFIATYGMLWVLNGLTYWYMAGETLHGFPAGFRQIGSGYLFGLPIPVYLLLVFLGIGTLFAQRTIWGQEIYAIGANPVAARLSGIPVARRLLLVYAVSGIMAGLASIIFLSRLNSAEADIGESLTLPAIAAVLIGGTSLFGGVGTVFGTFIGALILTLVLNGMNLLSVSANWQPLVTGIIVILAVWLDMKTRRRAQ
- a CDS encoding ABC transporter permease; translated protein: MREAAVVAQPNPLQRIPGVAIVLVLLIALFSAIAPGFLSVANLSNVLVQSTILTMLALPMTLIIMTEGLDLSMGAVLTLTSLCVAIVSLATKSMLLGLGAGLVVGAAFGTVNGWLVAILGIPPFVATLGTLGMAQGLSLIVSDGQSVVGIPHSVRDIYSATLLGVPVPIVMALVTYAAFHGLLYHTRFGTYIFALGGNREALRYAGLSPNKLLIAVYAIGGAMAGIAGLLMTARMNSGHPTAGLGLEFDAIAAVAVGGTSFERGNGWLLGTLLGVISVGVLRNGLNLISLPSSVQVASVGVLVIVALFLDGLRSRA
- a CDS encoding SRPBCC family protein gives rise to the protein MRKHLSHPTLRSMLLMMLSIALLSSLGVPPALAETISRSAEVKASASAVWSLIGPFCAIKAWLPPVGECIEDGKAPSTRILVTKDGKTAFVEKQTARNEAERSYSYAFLASPLPVTDYASTIKVTANADGTSTVTWSGSYTPDQGKETAAKEALTGVYEAGLSEIKTRLAK
- a CDS encoding GFA family protein produces the protein MSHAGSCFCGAVTLVVSGAPEAMGYCHCRSCRSWSGGPVNAFSLWKAGMVEIVSGAENVATYQKTPLSERQYCRQCGGHLLTNHRPLGLVDVFAATIPTLDFVPAVHVNYAETVLPMRDGLPKLRDFPAELGGSGETVAE
- a CDS encoding sugar ABC transporter substrate-binding protein, whose product is MKQTLGYLALPLLMAAAFTTEVRADGETIAVFTKNQTNPFFQTVRVGADNMAKSLNGKTLQYIPTKPDSIPEQLSQIEDVVVKKPSAIVFTPVDYKAMVPGVEKINEAKIPVVNITDRSAGGKFLSFVGADDYSLGLETARFLLKTLGGKGNIVIIEGVKGSLTNVDRVRGFNDAIKENPGAKLLASQPGNYQRLQALQVMENLMQSNAQIDGVLAANDAMAVGAIEALDGANRKAQVIGINGTKEAIDAIKSGKLLASGDYNGFAQGCLGTMMAIRALRNQPVISEIVLKPTVITKDNFGPFDVPLEQRTCPTFEDAGKLGAK
- a CDS encoding YciI family protein, whose amino-acid sequence is MLFAIHAVDRAGALPTRLASYDAHKAFLSDTSPFGVKIVMSGPLVADDGATMIGSLFLIEAPGRAEVEAFNRADPFAAAGIWDKVTITGFLRRQG